From Simonsiella muelleri ATCC 29453:
AACTCATGCCCGTTCCTGTCGCCGCCAATGCACACAGCAATATCGCCGTTTTTTGCCCACGCCAAACTCCATACGTCGCACCACTTAACAGCAGCACAACCGCAGTTATTGTCCATGCAGAGACAAATGCTGGCACAAAAAACATCGCCACCACACCCACACAAAATGCAGGGATTCCCACCGTTTTCCACATAAAAAAGTCTTTCAGGCTGCCTGATTATTGCCCTTTGGGATTAGGGTCTTGAATATTATGATTAAAAATTAATGAATTGGGTTTTTCTTTCAAGGTTTTAATGACGGGCTTCACGTCTTTCAAAGTACGGTCAATACTTTGCAATGTGGTTTGCACTTCTTGATACACAGGTGATTGTGGCGACACCCCTTTGAGTGTTTCACGCAAATCACGCAAAGTCTGATTCAATTCTGTAGGCATTTGTTGAATGCTTGGGTTGTTGATTAATTTATTGACTGAATTCATGGCATTATTGGCGGATTTTAGGGTTTTGTCGCCTGTTATGACGGCTTGATTAACGTTTTGCATGGTTTGCTGGGTGCTGGCGAGCATGGTTTGGGCGGATTTGAGCGTGTTTTTTAATTCGGCTAAATCGGCATTTAGGCTGCCTATGGTTTTTTCCAGTGGTAACGCATTGAATTTTTCCAATAATTTGCCAACTTGTGCTTGTAAATCTTCCAAGCTGCTGCCACTGCGTGAAGCGATGACGGTGTGTCCGTGGTATTCATTCACAGGTTTCAGGATAGGTAAGTCGGATTTTTCATCTGATAATTCAATCATTTTACTGCCTAAAATCATGTTGTTGCTAACAATTGATGCGGTCAGTCCACGATTTAAGGCAGCCTGAATTTCATTTTCCCAATATTCTTTGGATTGGTGCAATTCACGGCGATTATTGGTTTCCAGTAAATATGGTTCTAAGCGCAAGCGAACAGGAATTTTTCCATTTTTCAATAGGTTAAATCCATCTGAACCATCAAAATAGGGGACATCAGCGACTGTGCCTATTTTGATGCCTTTGTATTCAATTGGTGCACCAATTTCCAAACCGCGCACCGATTGATTGAAAAATGCCACATAATACAACGTTCGTGGACTGGGCTGGCTTTCTAATTCGCGGCGGTCGTTGTAGATTTTGAACTGGTCGCCATTGGTAACAGGTGTTTGATTATCAATGAATTTGGGTGTGAAAAATGAAATTGCACCCGACAACAACGCTGGTAAAGGCGGCGCATTGACGCTGATGCCTGAGCCATCAGTACGAATACTCACGCCACTATCCAGCCAAAATAAACTGGCTGATGTAATCAGACTTTCATTAGGACTTTGAATGAAAATGGAATAATTAACCATTTGGGTTTTGGGGTCAAATTTCGCGCTTTCTACTGTGCCAACTGTATGATTTTCAAATAAAACAGGGCTACCAACACTCAGCATTTTGGTGTTTTTGCCCGACAAATACACGCGAATCCCATTTTGTCCAATCGCGGTAACAGGAGGTAAATCCGACACTTCAAACGTGGATTTTTCCACTTCGCTTTTACCAGGGGAAAACGCGATGTACGAACCCGATACCAAAGTGTTCAAACCAGTGATGCCGTTTTGGTCAATGCGTGGTTTGACAATCCAAAATTGTGTGTCTTCGCGCATCAAATCTTCGACGTCTTTGTTGAGTCGGGCAGTCAGTGCCACGCCTTTTTGGTCTTGGCGCAGACGAACTTTGGTAATGCGTCCCACATCCACGCTTAATATGCGCACGGCTGTGGTATTGACTTCAATGCCTTCGGCGTTGTCCAACAGCAGGGTGATTTCAGGACCTTTTTCGCGATAGTTCTGTATTAACAACCATATACCAATAATGGCAGCCAGCACGGGAATAATCCAAACGGTGGAAATCAATGCATTGGTTTGGCGTACTTTGGCGAGATGATGGGGTTCTTCGGGTTTATTCATAAGAAAATAAAATAAAAGTAATGTAAATGATATGTGAGCGTTTTTCAGGCTGCCTGAAAATAAATGATTAATAATTGGTTTAATTATTTTATTAATATGATTTTATGATTGAGATGATTTGGTTTTCCAATCCCAAATTAAACGCATATCAAAAAAATATGCCGACAACATGGTTAAAATGACCACCATACAAAAATAAAATGCAGCAGGACCAGGCGTTACTCGCGCAATATGTGTATGAAACGCCGTCATCAAAATGATAATCACAAAAATATCAACCATTGACCACCGCCCAACGGCTTCTGTTAAGCGATATTGTACCGATAATTTTTCCACCGACATTAAGGGATAAATTGTTGCGCTAAATAATAAAATCAGCATAGACACAATTTTCAAACTCGGTACCAGTACACTTGCGCTGAAAATAATCGCCGCAATCATGTAATCACCGTCTTGCCACATATAAATGATTCCGTTCATGATGGTATTAACCATTTTTCTAGTGGGGTCGGCGGAAATCATAATAGGCAAGGTGTTGGCTGGAATGTACAGCAACATCGCCGCCAACAAAAAACAAAATGAAATCCATAAACTACGCGGTCTTCTATCAAATAATTGTGAGCCGCAAATATGGCAATTGCGTTCTGTATTGGGGCGAAAATACAGGCAGCGTGTGCAACAAATATGTTGTTTATCAGCAGATTGAAATAATTCTCGGTTTTCGTTACGATGAATTTGGTGGTACACCCAATGAATGGGTACGGCAGTTGTTGTCCGTAACAGCAATAACGCCAATACTGGCATTAACCAAAATGCTTCTCCCCATTTTACTTGTGCCACTGAACTCATTTTGATGTCCGCCACCAAAGCCGATACAAAAAACACGTCGACCATTATCCATTGATTCAAACGGGCCAGCAGGCGGGTGGCGTATAATTGGTAAGGAAATGGTTTGTCTGTAATCAAAGATGCGTACACGTAAATTGTCAATAATAAAAACAATACAGGCGTGCCAAATGTAAGCAAAAACAATATGCTACTCAAAAAATTAAAATCACGCAATAACAGTGAATTCACCATTTCAGGCAGCGTGAGTCGCGTGTAAATGCCACCGATGGTTATTTCTGCAAACGTTTGGCTATACACCAAACTAACCAGTATCAATGCTGCCAATGCACATGCCAGTGGTAGTTGAAACGCCAAATTTTCAATTCGCACTAAAGTGTGTCCGCAGCGAGGGCATTGTGCTTGTTGTCCTTGTCGCAGCTTAGGCAGATGGACGCGCAAACCGCATTCGGGGCAATCCACCGAATGTGCAGGCAACGTGGCAGATGGTAAATACCAACGTAACCATCGTTGCTGGGCGTAATCGTTCATAATTTGACGAAAAGACATAATATTATTATCTATAAAATTAAATAAGCGAATCATTATAACGCAGGTTATTGTCAAATTTTGTGAATTTTGGTTTGGAGAATAATTGAGATTGTATATTTTGAGTTTATTTTAGCAGTTAAAGGTTCATTGATTATTTTGTATTAATAAAAATATTAGATATTAATATAAAAATTTATAATTTCATTTATAAACAATATGATATAAGTTATCTAAAGCTTTTTTAAAGCTCTATCTTGGATGGATTTCTTTTTGAATTGCGCTTCAATTTAGGACTTGGCAACGATTTGTTACTCATGCGAATTAAACAAATTTGTTGGTAAGTTGTTAATAATAAAAATAATTGTTTTAGTATTTAATTATATGATTTAAAATAGAAATTGAATTCAAATTTCAAGAAATATTTTTTCAGGCAGCCTGATAAAGAGAAAATAATCCCGAATAATTGAATTAAATGGTAAAATTGCCACACATCATAAATTATTCTATTGACATTATGAACCTGAAATTTACTTTATTATTAAGCAGTTTGCTGCTGTCTGCGTGTGCGAATAATGGGAATATTTCGTTTGTGCCAGGCAGTAGTTTGGACATGAAAAACAAACAGGTAGTGTATGCCGACAACAGTACCCCCGAGATGTCTCAAGCTGAATTAAATCAACGTGCTGTGATTTACCCAATTAATTTATCGTTGGTGCAACAAATGCGCGAACCCGAAAGTTATGCACGCAGTAATCCTGCATTGGAAGCTCAAAAGCGTAATTATCGCTACCGTTTGGGTGTTGGTGATGTGTTGTCTATTAAAATTTTTAATCAGCCAGATTTTAATTCATATCAACAAGTTGGACAAAATAATGGGCAAGGAACAGTGGTTGATGAATCGGGTAATATTTATTATCCACTAGCAGGCAAAGTGCAGGCACGAGGCAAAAGTTTGGCGGAAATTCAACAAATAATTACGCAACGTTTGGCGCGTTATTATAAAAATCCACAATTAGATGTCAGTATTTTGCAATATCGAGCCCAAAGTATTTCGGTTAATGGTGCAGTGAAACAAAGTGGCAAGTTCCCATTGAATGATGTGCCTTTGACTTTATTAGATGCCATCAGTTTGGCTGGTGGTTTGACCGAAGCTGCCGACACCAATAACATCAAATGGACGCGTAATGGTCGCGACATCACGATTTCACTACAAGATTTGTTGCAACGCGGTGATGCAGCGCAAAATCAATTGTTGGGTAATGGTGATGCGATTTATGTGCCGTCTCGCGCTGATGTGCAGGTTTACGTGATGGGTGAAGTGGGTAAGCAAAATGTGATTACCATTGACAATAATGGTTTGAATTTGACAGAAGCTTTGGCAAAATCTGAAGGCATTAGTCAAAGTTTTAGTAATGCAACTGGCGTGTTTGTGATTCGCAACACACCACGTGATGTGAATGGTAAAGATATTTATGTTTATCAATTAAATTTAAAAGATGCAACGGCTTATGCTTTGGGTACGCAGTTTAAATTGAAACCAAATGATGTGGTTTATGTTACCGCAGCACCTGTAACACGTTGGAATCGCGTTTTGTCGCAAATTATGCCTAGTGTCAGCAGTATTTCTACTGTGAAAAATGCGTTTTTCTAATTGAATAATATGAATAATATTTTTCAGGCAGCCTGAAAAGTGGAGAAATTAACATGATGTTTAATAAAATTTTGGTGGTTTGTGTGGGGAATATTTGCCGCTCACCAACTGGTGAGGCGTTATTGAAACAAAAGTTACCTAATCATACCATTGCATCGGCGGGTGTAGGGGCGTTGGTGGGGGACCCAGCAGACGCACAAGCCAGCCAAGTTGCACAACAACATGGTGTGGATTTGTCCACTCATGTGGCACAACAATTGACCAGTGAATTGGCGGCGCAATACGATTTGATTTTAGTTATGGAACAAGGGCATATTGATGCTGTTAGTCAAATTTCACCGTCAGCGCGTAGCAAAACCATGTTGTTTGGGCAATGGTTGCCGCAAGGTCGCCGTGAAATTGCTGACCCATATAGACAAAGCGATGAAATGTTTCAATTAACTTATCAGCAATTGGCGCAAGCAGCGGATTTGTGGGTGGACAAATTAAAACGCGCTTAGAATATTTTTCAGGTAGCCTGAAAGCCCGTAAATTATTATTTTTAAATTTTATTGAATTCAAATAGATAAACCATGGTTCAAACTCATTCATCACAACAAAATCATCAAACCATTGACGATGACGAAATTGATTTAACGCAATTATTCGGTACGTTATGGTTTCATAAATGGAAAATTATTATTGTTACTGTGCTTTGTACGCTAGTTGGCGTACTGGTTGCACTAGGTTCAACACCTGTGTATCAAGCTGATGCAATGGTTGAAGTTACAGGCACTAAAAACCAAATTTTAGGTGAATTGGGCGATTTGTTAGGTGGTACACCGCAAGCCCCTACGGATACCGAAATTGAGTTGATTAAATCGCGTTTGGTGCTGGGCAAATCAGTTAGTGATTTGGGTTTGGATTTGGTTGCCAAGCCTGAAATTTCTTTTTTTAATAAAGTATTGGGCGATAAAACAGATGTGCAGCCTGAAATCAATGTGGAATCATTTACGGTTGATGCGTTGTGGTTAAATAGGGAGTTTGAGTTAACTTATCAGGGGAATCAGCAATTTAGAATTAAAACACCTGAAGAGAAAACGTTTGCTGGTGTGATTGGGCAGCCGTTGCAAATCAATGCGGAGACGCGTTTGTTGGTAAAAAAAATCACTGCGCCAGTCGGTCAGAAATTTACCCTAACCAAATTCACACAATTATCCACTATTGAGCATCTTCGCAAAAATCTGTCGGTGGCAGCAAAAGGCAAAAATGTACCTATTTTGAGTTTGAGTTTGACGGGCACTGAACCTTTGCAGATTCAGACCACATTGGCGAAAATCATTGAAAATTATATGGTGCAAAACCGTGAAAAAGAAGTACAAACGGCGCGTAGTGGTTTGGATTTCATCAATTCTGAATTACCGCGTTTATCTAGTGTGTTGGAAGATGCGGAAAATAAATTGAATGCTTATCGTGCCAGAAGTGGTTCATTGGACGTGCCTGCGGAAGCCAAAAGTACATTGGAAAGTCTGAATAAAATTGAAATGCAAATTGTGGATTTGCGCACAGAAGAGTCTGTTTTATCAGGTGTTTATACACATGAACACCCAGCTTATAAAGCATTAGAAGATAAACTGAAGGTGTTACAACAAGCCAAAGAACGCTTGAATAAACAAATTTCGCGTATGCCTGAAACGCAACAAGAAATCATTCGTTTGACGCGTGATGTGGATATTAACCAAGCGATTTATGTGCAATTACTGAATAAACAGCAAGAATTGAATATTCTTCGCGCTAGCTCACAGGGTAATGTGCGTTTGATTGATCAAGCCATCACGGCAGAAGAGCCAATCAAACCGAAGAAGAAAATTATTGTGTTGTTGGCGATGATGGTGGGTTTATTTTTGTCTTGTGGCTATTATTTGATTCAATCTTTGATGAAACAAGGTATTTCTTCTGAAGATGAAATTGAAGCCATGGGTTTGGAAGTATTGAGTAGCGTGCCTTTGTCCGATTTGCAAAATAAGCGCGATAAATTTTTCCGAAAAAATAATAAAAATAAAGATATCCGCTCTAATAGTTTGTTGGCAATCAAAGACCCAACCGATCCAACAATAGAAGCATTGCGTGCTTTGCGTACCACATTGCATTTCCGTTCATTAGATGCTAAAAATAAAGTGGTTATGATTTCCGGGGCAGCACCAGAAGTTGGAAAATCATTTATTTCCGCGAATTTGGCGGTGTTAATGGCACAAGCTGGGCGTAAGATTTTGTTAATTGATGGTGATATGCGTAAGGGTTATTTGCATTATTTGATGCAGCTGCCTGAAAAAAAACAAGGCTTGTCCAATATTTTGCAAAATGATAAATTAAACAAAAATAATCCATATGATAACTATATTCAAACCACGATGGTTGAAGGTTTGGATTTTGTAAGCTTGGGAACAGATGTGCCTAAAAATCCATCAGAATTATTGTTAAACAATAAGTTGTCTGTATTTCTTAAATGGGCAGAAAAGCATTACGACCACATTATCTTGGATACACCACCTGTGTTGGCAGTTACCGATGCGGCGGTAATAGGGCAGTATGTGGGTACAACGTTATTGGTTACGCAGTTTGGTAAAACCGACTCACGTGAATTGGCGACTTGTGCGGCACGTTTTTCGGTAAATCATGTGAAAATTGATGGCGTGGTGTTAAATGGTATTCAGCGCACAGAGAAAAATTATTATTCATATGGTAATTATGCAAATAAATATGCCAAAAAATGATGATTAAATTAAGAACCTGTGTTCATAATCTTAATGGCTTGCTTTTATCGCCATTTCATGTGCCTATTGCGTTGGTTTAAAAAGTCGCTTGGTATTCGCAAGAATTGTCAATAAAATCAAGTTATCAATCTTACGAACACAGGTTCTAAAA
This genomic window contains:
- a CDS encoding polysaccharide export protein, translated to MNLKFTLLLSSLLLSACANNGNISFVPGSSLDMKNKQVVYADNSTPEMSQAELNQRAVIYPINLSLVQQMREPESYARSNPALEAQKRNYRYRLGVGDVLSIKIFNQPDFNSYQQVGQNNGQGTVVDESGNIYYPLAGKVQARGKSLAEIQQIITQRLARYYKNPQLDVSILQYRAQSISVNGAVKQSGKFPLNDVPLTLLDAISLAGGLTEAADTNNIKWTRNGRDITISLQDLLQRGDAAQNQLLGNGDAIYVPSRADVQVYVMGEVGKQNVITIDNNGLNLTEALAKSEGISQSFSNATGVFVIRNTPRDVNGKDIYVYQLNLKDATAYALGTQFKLKPNDVVYVTAAPVTRWNRVLSQIMPSVSSISTVKNAFF
- a CDS encoding paraquat-inducible protein A, producing the protein MSFRQIMNDYAQQRWLRWYLPSATLPAHSVDCPECGLRVHLPKLRQGQQAQCPRCGHTLVRIENLAFQLPLACALAALILVSLVYSQTFAEITIGGIYTRLTLPEMVNSLLLRDFNFLSSILFLLTFGTPVLFLLLTIYVYASLITDKPFPYQLYATRLLARLNQWIMVDVFFVSALVADIKMSSVAQVKWGEAFWLMPVLALLLLRTTTAVPIHWVYHQIHRNENRELFQSADKQHICCTRCLYFRPNTERNCHICGSQLFDRRPRSLWISFCFLLAAMLLYIPANTLPIMISADPTRKMVNTIMNGIIYMWQDGDYMIAAIIFSASVLVPSLKIVSMLILLFSATIYPLMSVEKLSVQYRLTEAVGRWSMVDIFVIIILMTAFHTHIARVTPGPAAFYFCMVVILTMLSAYFFDMRLIWDWKTKSSQS
- a CDS encoding polysaccharide biosynthesis tyrosine autokinase, translated to MVQTHSSQQNHQTIDDDEIDLTQLFGTLWFHKWKIIIVTVLCTLVGVLVALGSTPVYQADAMVEVTGTKNQILGELGDLLGGTPQAPTDTEIELIKSRLVLGKSVSDLGLDLVAKPEISFFNKVLGDKTDVQPEINVESFTVDALWLNREFELTYQGNQQFRIKTPEEKTFAGVIGQPLQINAETRLLVKKITAPVGQKFTLTKFTQLSTIEHLRKNLSVAAKGKNVPILSLSLTGTEPLQIQTTLAKIIENYMVQNREKEVQTARSGLDFINSELPRLSSVLEDAENKLNAYRARSGSLDVPAEAKSTLESLNKIEMQIVDLRTEESVLSGVYTHEHPAYKALEDKLKVLQQAKERLNKQISRMPETQQEIIRLTRDVDINQAIYVQLLNKQQELNILRASSQGNVRLIDQAITAEEPIKPKKKIIVLLAMMVGLFLSCGYYLIQSLMKQGISSEDEIEAMGLEVLSSVPLSDLQNKRDKFFRKNNKNKDIRSNSLLAIKDPTDPTIEALRALRTTLHFRSLDAKNKVVMISGAAPEVGKSFISANLAVLMAQAGRKILLIDGDMRKGYLHYLMQLPEKKQGLSNILQNDKLNKNNPYDNYIQTTMVEGLDFVSLGTDVPKNPSELLLNNKLSVFLKWAEKHYDHIILDTPPVLAVTDAAVIGQYVGTTLLVTQFGKTDSRELATCAARFSVNHVKIDGVVLNGIQRTEKNYYSYGNYANKYAKK
- a CDS encoding low molecular weight protein-tyrosine-phosphatase, with product MFNKILVVCVGNICRSPTGEALLKQKLPNHTIASAGVGALVGDPADAQASQVAQQHGVDLSTHVAQQLTSELAAQYDLILVMEQGHIDAVSQISPSARSKTMLFGQWLPQGRREIADPYRQSDEMFQLTYQQLAQAADLWVDKLKRA
- a CDS encoding intermembrane transport protein PqiB — its product is MNKPEEPHHLAKVRQTNALISTVWIIPVLAAIIGIWLLIQNYREKGPEITLLLDNAEGIEVNTTAVRILSVDVGRITKVRLRQDQKGVALTARLNKDVEDLMREDTQFWIVKPRIDQNGITGLNTLVSGSYIAFSPGKSEVEKSTFEVSDLPPVTAIGQNGIRVYLSGKNTKMLSVGSPVLFENHTVGTVESAKFDPKTQMVNYSIFIQSPNESLITSASLFWLDSGVSIRTDGSGISVNAPPLPALLSGAISFFTPKFIDNQTPVTNGDQFKIYNDRRELESQPSPRTLYYVAFFNQSVRGLEIGAPIEYKGIKIGTVADVPYFDGSDGFNLLKNGKIPVRLRLEPYLLETNNRRELHQSKEYWENEIQAALNRGLTASIVSNNMILGSKMIELSDEKSDLPILKPVNEYHGHTVIASRSGSSLEDLQAQVGKLLEKFNALPLEKTIGSLNADLAELKNTLKSAQTMLASTQQTMQNVNQAVITGDKTLKSANNAMNSVNKLINNPSIQQMPTELNQTLRDLRETLKGVSPQSPVYQEVQTTLQSIDRTLKDVKPVIKTLKEKPNSLIFNHNIQDPNPKGQ